CCAACGACCGAGTTGATCGACTACATAAAAGAGTGGTTCGCCGCCCGCGAGGGCGCAGGCGCGGCGCCACCCGGCTCCTGAAGTGACGTCGCGTTTGCGCGAACTCAGCGCCGAAATCCGGGAGCTCGAGACGCGCGTTCGACTCGGCGGCGGCTTGGAGCGGACGGCCAAACTGCATTCGCAGGGGAAGCTCTCAGCCCGGGAGCGCGTGAACCGGTTGTGCGACGAGGGTTCGCGGTTCGTCGAGATCGGGTTGCTTGTCGCGTACGAT
The DNA window shown above is from Gemmatimonadaceae bacterium and carries:
- a CDS encoding acyl-CoA carboxylase subunit beta gives rise to the protein MTSRLRELSAEIRELETRVRLGGGLERTAKLHSQGKLSARERVNRLCDEGSRFVEIGLLVAYD